One genomic segment of Desmodus rotundus isolate HL8 chromosome 5, HLdesRot8A.1, whole genome shotgun sequence includes these proteins:
- the LOC112307130 gene encoding zinc finger protein 215 isoform X2 — translation MQPLNKLMDVLKPQNLALHEQSEVLRADVSWQQETIPVRETCDSEASRQKFRHFQYVEVSGPHEALSQLWELCLQWLRPEVHTKKQILELLVLEQFLIILPEEVRTWVNLQHPKDSKEVVTLIEDVIEMLKDKGETGEDSVLLQKGSMKKENMEADSLTGKSQEPVALKDVVVEFSTEEWGQLAPAVRKLYRDVMLENYRNCSSLQKELQFSKPIEVPELEIKTKRWMMEREIPRTTVFDRQTISENQDLVPKQKICGEESSHRMIMAKMTQGGLPSLDAWRSDDCSHRNHKHRDKCLPQGAFIHKTIYTKEGDLKCCENKKSFDVKSVNLVFDTQQGVPMRKGSPKYDKFKTNFKFNLDSVGKQHSEYNECGNALSLNTDIQHPESHTMMNCYECFQCGKAFSRSSSLVQHQIIHTGEKPYKCNKCGRFFNRRTNLSKQKIHLEVMACRGNKWGTAFSKSENSNKNPSLQPRDNAYECVNCGKSFSRSSSLIRHQMIHTGEKPFKCNKCEKTFNRNSNLMKHQKLHTQEKSYYKSKCGITFGHSAELTQHP, via the exons ATGCAGCCCCTGAATAAGTTGATGGATGTCCTAAAACCTCAAAACCTGGCTCTACACGAACAAAGTGAGGTCCTGAGAGCAGACGTGTCTTGGCAGCAGGAGACAATCCCAGTCAGGGAGACCTGTGACTCTGAGGCCTCTCGTCAAAAGTTCAGACATTTCCAGTACGTGGAAGTGTCTGGGCCTCATGAAGCCCTGAGCCAGCTCTGGGAGCTCTGTCTTCAGTGGCTGAGACCAGAGGTTCATACAAAGAAGCAGATCCTAGAACTGTTGGTGCTGGAACAATTCCTGATAATTCTCCCTGAAGAGGTCAGGACTTGGGTGAATTTACAACACCCAAAGGACAGCAAAGAAGTGGTGACTCTCATAGAAGATGTGATTGAAATGCTTAAAGATAAAGGTGAGA CCGGTGAGGATTCTGTCCTTCTCCAGAAGGGGAGCATGAAGAAGGAGAACATGGAAGCTGACTCACTAACAGGCAAATCCCAG GAACCAGTGGCACTCAAAGATGTTGTTGTGGAATTCAGCACTGAAGAATGGGGGCAATTGGCCCCTGCTGTAAGGAAGCTCTACAgggatgtgatgctggagaactataGGAACTGCAGTTCATTGCAGAAAG AGCTTCAATTTTCCAAACCCATCGAGGTCCCCGAGTTGGAGATTAAGACAAAAAGATGGATGATGGAGCGAGAAATCCCAAGAACTACGGTTTTTG atagaCAGACAATTTCAGAAAATCAGGATTTGGTTCCAAAGCAGAAAATTTGTGGAGAAGAATCATCCCATAGAATGATAATGGCAAAAATGACCCAAGGTGGGCTTCCTTCTTTAGATGCCTGGAGAAGTGATGATTGCTCACATAGGAACCACAAACACCGGGACAAATGTTTGCCACAAGGAGCTTTTATTCATAAGACGATCTATACTAAGGAGGGAGACTTGAAATGttgtgaaaataagaaaagtttcGATGTTAAGTCAGTTAACTTAGTTTTTGATACGCAACAGGGAGTTCCTATGAGGAAGGGGTCCCCAAAGTatgataaatttaaaactaaCTTCAAATTTAATTTAGACTCAGTAGGTAAGCAACATTCAGAATATAATGAATGTGggaatgccttaagcctgaataCAGATATCCAACACCCAGAAAGTCATACCATGATGAATTGCTATGAGTGCTttcagtgtgggaaagccttcagccgGAGCTCATCTCTTGTTCAACATCAGATcattcacacaggagagaaaccctataaatgCAATAAGTGTGGGAGATTCTTCAACCGACGAACAAACCTTAGTAAGCAAAAAATTCATCTTGAAGTAATGGCCTGCAGAGGAAATAAATGGGGAACTGCCTTCAGTAAGAgtgaaaacagtaataaaaatccAAGTCTCCAACCTAGAGATAATGCCTATGAATGTGTTAACTGTGGTAAATCCTTCAGCCGGAGCTCCTCACTTATTCGACATCAAATGAttcatacaggagagaaaccGTTTAAATGTAACAAGTGTGAGAAAACCTTCAACAGG